A genome region from Deltaproteobacteria bacterium includes the following:
- a CDS encoding UDP-N-acetylmuramoyl-L-alanyl-D-glutamate--2,6-diaminopimelate ligase: MRLEKLIEGMECELVNAANPEIGGICCDTREGGLQSALFAALPGTKADGADFAARAAAEGAAAILAEAPIGNVDIAQVIVPDVRAALARISARFHGRPGDRLTLVGVTGTNGKTTTTYLIESILKASGRKTGLVGTVRTSCGGTSRRSIMTTPQAPQLQRMLAEMVDAGVTHCVMEVSSHGLDQRRVDSLSFGVAVFTNLSRDHLDYHGEMAAYFEAKSRLFTELLADPARAAVNIDDPWGARLARRLPGALTYGLGEEGGVRPLERAVTASGIEAVVATPAGKVQVSSPLLGEFNLMNILAAVAAAALLGIEREAVEAGVRGLSRVPGRLEAVGGESLPFRVLVDYAHTADALERALKAVRPLTKGRIITVFGCGGNRDRGKRAPMGEAASRLSDLVIITSDNPRDEDPLEITAEIEAGVKGLEKLAADDLEARRGYMVAADRAEAIRRAVAAAAKGDTVLVAGKGHEEYQQTKGGRKTPFSDRAVIEEAVLELYGEGAAATGR, translated from the coding sequence ATGCGCCTTGAGAAGCTCATAGAAGGCATGGAGTGCGAGCTGGTGAACGCCGCGAACCCGGAGATCGGCGGCATATGCTGCGACACGCGCGAAGGCGGGCTCCAGTCGGCGCTCTTTGCGGCACTGCCGGGGACAAAGGCCGACGGCGCCGACTTCGCCGCCCGGGCGGCGGCAGAGGGGGCGGCGGCCATCCTCGCCGAGGCTCCAATCGGCAACGTGGACATTGCGCAGGTGATAGTCCCCGACGTGAGGGCCGCCCTTGCGCGGATCTCGGCCCGCTTCCACGGCCGCCCCGGAGACAGGCTCACGCTGGTGGGCGTGACGGGCACAAACGGCAAGACGACGACGACCTATCTCATCGAGTCCATACTCAAGGCCTCGGGCAGGAAGACCGGCCTCGTGGGCACGGTGCGCACAAGCTGCGGGGGCACGAGCCGCCGGTCGATCATGACCACGCCCCAGGCCCCGCAACTCCAGCGCATGCTCGCCGAGATGGTCGACGCGGGGGTTACGCACTGCGTCATGGAGGTCTCTTCCCACGGCCTCGACCAGCGCCGCGTGGACTCCCTGAGCTTCGGCGTCGCGGTCTTCACCAACCTGAGCCGCGACCACCTCGACTACCACGGGGAGATGGCCGCCTACTTCGAGGCGAAGAGCAGGCTCTTCACAGAGCTCCTGGCCGACCCGGCGCGGGCGGCCGTCAACATCGACGACCCCTGGGGCGCAAGGCTTGCAAGGCGGCTGCCCGGGGCCCTGACATACGGTCTCGGCGAAGAAGGCGGGGTCCGCCCCCTGGAGCGCGCCGTCACGGCGTCGGGCATAGAGGCCGTCGTCGCAACACCGGCCGGAAAGGTGCAAGTGAGTTCACCTCTTCTTGGCGAGTTCAACCTGATGAACATACTGGCCGCCGTGGCGGCGGCCGCGCTGCTCGGCATAGAGAGGGAGGCCGTCGAGGCCGGCGTAAGAGGACTTTCGAGGGTGCCGGGCAGGCTCGAGGCCGTAGGCGGCGAAAGCCTCCCATTCCGTGTGCTCGTCGATTACGCCCATACGGCCGATGCCCTGGAAAGGGCGCTCAAGGCGGTGCGTCCCCTCACGAAAGGACGGATCATAACGGTCTTCGGCTGCGGCGGAAACCGCGACAGGGGCAAGCGGGCGCCCATGGGCGAGGCGGCCTCGCGGCTCTCGGACCTCGTCATCATCACCTCCGACAACCCCCGCGACGAGGACCCGCTGGAGATAACAGCCGAGATAGAGGCCGGTGTGAAGGGGCTTGAAAAGCTCGCCGCCGACGACCTCGAGGCCCGAAGGGGCTACATGGTCGCAGCCGACAGGGCCGAGGCCATAAGGCGCGCCGTGGCCGCGGCGGCGAAGGGCGATACGGTGCTCGTCGCCGGCAAGGGCCACGAGGAGTACCAGCAGACAAAGGGCGGGCGCAAGACCCCCTTCAGCGACAGGGCCGTCATCGAAGAGGCCGTCCTCGAACTCTACGGTGAAGGCGCGGCCGCGACGGGGAGATGA